A genome region from Cyprinus carpio isolate SPL01 chromosome B23, ASM1834038v1, whole genome shotgun sequence includes the following:
- the LOC122141986 gene encoding transcriptional regulatory protein AlgP-like isoform X1, which yields MAIASLVFVVLLCYQLVLNGFATPIGRPLHQSGSDQVHVEQKDGPLSCPYASQNPNPPVVECNLAVLLSLNNASGLVIQKGIDVKNLSESSSQPAKGPSTIPAGEPSSLPAVVPSSQPAKESVVIPAGQLGFLHAEEFRPQPDKESNTSPAAESSPLPTESSAHPVVESNPQLGKESNAIPAGGSSSLPAAVPSSQPAKQSNAIPAGEPSSLSAKESNAIPAGGSSSLPAAVPSSQPAKESNAIPAEDLAFCLLWCSSQPAKESNAISAGGSSSLPAAVPSSQPAKESNAIPAGGSSSLPAVVPSSLPPKQSNAIPAGEPSSLPAAVPSSQPAKESNAIPAGGSSSLPAVVPSSQPAKESNAIPAGGSSSLPAVVPSSQPAKVSNAIPAGEPSSLPAAVPSSQPVNESNAIPAGEPNSAQSSPHPFTKSSTLPSILGGKLTGSSPLPVVKCSAPPTRESSTYSPEESLPECVIACLLQPKCAYALKSFSRFVNL from the exons ATGGCTATTGCAAGTCTTGTATTTGTGGTGTTATTGTGTTACCAGTTGGTGCTCAATG GATTTGCTACTCCAATTGGGCGTCCTTTACACCAGTCTGGTAGTGACCAAGTGCATGTGGAGCAGAAAG ATGGCCCCTTGTCTTGTCCTTATGCAAGCCAAAATCCAAACCCACCAGTGGTAGAGTGCAACTTGGCTGTTCTGCTGTCTTTGAATAATGCATCTGGGCTAGTTATCCAAAAgg GTATTGATGTGAAGAATTTGTCTGAGTCCAGCTCCCAGCCTGCCAAAGGGCCCAGCACTATCCCAGCTGGGGAACCTAGCTCTCTGCCTGCTGTGGTGCCCAGCTCCCAGCCTGCCAAGGAATCCGTTGTTATCCCAGCTGGGCAACTTGGCTTTCTGCATGCTGAGGAATTCAGGCCCCAGCCTGACAAGGAGTCCAACACTTCCCCAGCTGCCGAGTCCAGTCCTCTGCCTACAGAGTCCAGCGCTCACCCAGTTGTAGAGTCCAACCCCCAGCTTGGCAAG GAATCCAATGCTATCCCAGCTGGGGGATCTAGCTCTCTGCCTGCTGCGGTGCCCAGCTCCCAGCCTGCCAAGCAATCCAATGCTATCCCAGCTGGGGAACCTAGCTCTCTGTCTGCCAAGGAATCCAATGCTATCCCAGCTGGGGGATCTAGCTCTCTGCCTGCTGCGGTGCCCAGCTCCCAGCCTGCCAAGGAATCCAATGCTATCCCAGCTGAGGATCTAGCTTTCTGTCTGCTGTGGTGCAGCTCCCAGCCTGCCAAGGAATCCAATGCTATCTCAGCTGGGGGATCTAGCTCTCTGCCTGCTGCGGTGCCCAGCTCCCAGCCTGCCAAGGAATCCAATGCTATCCCAGCTGGGGGATCTAGCTCTCTGCCTGCTGTGGTGCCCAGCTCTCTGCCTCCCAAGCAATCAAATGCTATCCCAGCTGGGGAACCTAGCTCTCTGCCTGCTGCGGTGCCCAGCTCCCAGCCTGCCAAGGAATCCAATGCTATCCCAGCTGGGGGATCTAGCTCTCTGCCTGCTGTGGTGCCCAGCTCCCAGCCTGCCAAGGAATCCAATGCTATCCCAGCTGGGGGATCTAGCTCTCTGCCTGCTGTGGTGCCCAGCTCCCAGCCTGCCAAGGTATCAAATGCTATCCCAGCTGGGGAACCTAGCTCTCTGCCTGCTGCGGTGCCCAGTTCCCAGCCTGTTAATGAATCAAATGCTATCCCAGCTGGAGAACCTAACTCTGCTCAGTCTAGCCCCCACCCATTTacaaaatccagcactctcccaTCAATCTTAGGTGGCAAGCTGACTGGGTCCAGCCCCCTTCCAGTTGTGAAGTGCAGTGCTCCCCCCACCCGGGAGTCTAGTACTTACAGTCCTGAGGAGTCCCTCCCTGAATGTGTCATTGCCTGCCTGCTTCAACCAAAATGTGCTTATGCACTGAAGTCTTTTAGTAGATTTGTTAATCTCTAA
- the LOC122141986 gene encoding transcriptional regulatory protein AlgP-like isoform X2, whose translation MAIASLVFVVLLCYQLVLNGFATPIGRPLHQSGSDQVHVEQKDGPLSCPYASQNPNPPVVECNLAVLLSLNNASGLVIQKGIDVKNLSESSSQPAKGPSTIPAGEPSSLPAVVPSSQPAKESVVIPAGQLGFLHAEEFRPQPDKESNTSPAAESSPLPTESSAHPVVESNPQLGKESNAIPAGGSSSLPAAVPSSQPAKQSNAIPAGEPSSLSAKESNAISAGGSSSLPAAVPSSQPAKESNAIPAGGSSSLPAVVPSSLPPKQSNAIPAGEPSSLPAAVPSSQPAKESNAIPAGGSSSLPAVVPSSQPAKESNAIPAGGSSSLPAVVPSSQPAKVSNAIPAGEPSSLPAAVPSSQPVNESNAIPAGEPNSAQSSPHPFTKSSTLPSILGGKLTGSSPLPVVKCSAPPTRESSTYSPEESLPECVIACLLQPKCAYALKSFSRFVNL comes from the exons ATGGCTATTGCAAGTCTTGTATTTGTGGTGTTATTGTGTTACCAGTTGGTGCTCAATG GATTTGCTACTCCAATTGGGCGTCCTTTACACCAGTCTGGTAGTGACCAAGTGCATGTGGAGCAGAAAG ATGGCCCCTTGTCTTGTCCTTATGCAAGCCAAAATCCAAACCCACCAGTGGTAGAGTGCAACTTGGCTGTTCTGCTGTCTTTGAATAATGCATCTGGGCTAGTTATCCAAAAgg GTATTGATGTGAAGAATTTGTCTGAGTCCAGCTCCCAGCCTGCCAAAGGGCCCAGCACTATCCCAGCTGGGGAACCTAGCTCTCTGCCTGCTGTGGTGCCCAGCTCCCAGCCTGCCAAGGAATCCGTTGTTATCCCAGCTGGGCAACTTGGCTTTCTGCATGCTGAGGAATTCAGGCCCCAGCCTGACAAGGAGTCCAACACTTCCCCAGCTGCCGAGTCCAGTCCTCTGCCTACAGAGTCCAGCGCTCACCCAGTTGTAGAGTCCAACCCCCAGCTTGGCAAG GAATCCAATGCTATCCCAGCTGGGGGATCTAGCTCTCTGCCTGCTGCGGTGCCCAGCTCCCAGCCTGCCAAGCAATCCAATGCTATCCCAGCTGGGGAACCTAGCTCTCTGTCTGCCAAG GAATCCAATGCTATCTCAGCTGGGGGATCTAGCTCTCTGCCTGCTGCGGTGCCCAGCTCCCAGCCTGCCAAGGAATCCAATGCTATCCCAGCTGGGGGATCTAGCTCTCTGCCTGCTGTGGTGCCCAGCTCTCTGCCTCCCAAGCAATCAAATGCTATCCCAGCTGGGGAACCTAGCTCTCTGCCTGCTGCGGTGCCCAGCTCCCAGCCTGCCAAGGAATCCAATGCTATCCCAGCTGGGGGATCTAGCTCTCTGCCTGCTGTGGTGCCCAGCTCCCAGCCTGCCAAGGAATCCAATGCTATCCCAGCTGGGGGATCTAGCTCTCTGCCTGCTGTGGTGCCCAGCTCCCAGCCTGCCAAGGTATCAAATGCTATCCCAGCTGGGGAACCTAGCTCTCTGCCTGCTGCGGTGCCCAGTTCCCAGCCTGTTAATGAATCAAATGCTATCCCAGCTGGAGAACCTAACTCTGCTCAGTCTAGCCCCCACCCATTTacaaaatccagcactctcccaTCAATCTTAGGTGGCAAGCTGACTGGGTCCAGCCCCCTTCCAGTTGTGAAGTGCAGTGCTCCCCCCACCCGGGAGTCTAGTACTTACAGTCCTGAGGAGTCCCTCCCTGAATGTGTCATTGCCTGCCTGCTTCAACCAAAATGTGCTTATGCACTGAAGTCTTTTAGTAGATTTGTTAATCTCTAA